The Emcibacteraceae bacterium genome contains a region encoding:
- the nudC gene encoding NAD(+) diphosphatase, translating into MFFENSCIFAEFPLDPCDHIRCNDELLNELAASPYARFVVIRQGEALMDMKSGLLPEYFSAGQINSEMVFLGQDPDHSYFAIEVDDCNCGQFLDLRTIGRTASANGFSPVPSLLARAKMLLDWHQRHKFCANCGKNTKSAKGGYVRICTACNTEHFPRVDPVVIMMIVHDDKCLLGRSKHFALGMYSALAGFMEPGETIEEAVRREVMEEARIKVGEVKYIKSQPWPFPSSLMIGTIGKALNNTIDIENDELEQARWFDKTEIENVLRTGGDDNFRVPDKLAIARHLLEYWLYHY; encoded by the coding sequence ATGTTTTTTGAAAATTCCTGTATTTTTGCTGAATTCCCACTGGATCCTTGTGATCATATCAGATGCAATGATGAATTATTAAATGAACTTGCCGCCTCGCCATATGCACGTTTTGTTGTCATCAGGCAGGGAGAGGCACTGATGGATATGAAAAGTGGACTTCTACCGGAATATTTTTCTGCTGGGCAAATTAACAGTGAAATGGTGTTTTTGGGTCAGGATCCGGACCATAGTTATTTTGCAATTGAAGTAGATGACTGTAATTGTGGTCAGTTTCTGGATCTTAGAACCATTGGGCGTACAGCATCAGCCAATGGTTTCTCGCCTGTCCCATCACTTCTTGCGCGGGCAAAGATGCTTCTAGATTGGCATCAACGACATAAATTTTGTGCCAATTGCGGGAAAAATACCAAAAGTGCAAAAGGCGGGTATGTGCGGATTTGCACTGCCTGTAATACCGAACATTTTCCACGGGTTGATCCGGTTGTAATTATGATGATTGTTCATGATGATAAATGCCTTCTTGGCCGTAGTAAGCATTTTGCACTGGGGATGTATTCGGCGCTTGCAGGGTTCATGGAACCGGGGGAAACCATTGAAGAAGCGGTGCGCAGGGAAGTGATGGAAGAAGCCCGCATCAAAGTGGGTGAAGTAAAATATATAAAAAGTCAGCCATGGCCATTTCCATCATCTTTAATGATTGGAACCATTGGTAAAGCTCTGAACAATACTATTGACATAGAGAATGATGAGCTCGAACAGGCACGCTGGTTTGATAAAACTGAAATCGAAAATGTATTAAGAACAGGCGGTGATGACAATTTCCGCGTGCCGGACAAATTGGCTATTGCCCGGCATCTGCTTGAATATTGGTTATATCATTATTAA
- a CDS encoding prephenate dehydratase: MSNKNSENLVSFQGELGAYSNLAAKQLFPEMDVMPCRTFEDALTAVDEGDVKYAVIPIENSVAGRVADIHYLIPHSNLYIIGEHFLRINHHLLVIPGTKLEDLKCAISHEQALGQCRRNLDRWGIRREVFTDTAAAAKHLSEIRDPSVCAIASSLAGEIYGLESLRQDVEDASHNTTRFVVFSREKLSNLPRDVPTMTSFIFQVRNTAAALYKVMGGFATNGINMTKLESYQLDGAISATQFYADIEGHPDDPRVKDAFEELAFFTNEYRMLGSYPQSRYRIDKQT, from the coding sequence ATGTCGAATAAAAATAGTGAAAATCTGGTATCTTTTCAGGGTGAACTTGGCGCCTATTCAAACCTTGCCGCAAAACAGCTTTTTCCCGAAATGGATGTTATGCCCTGCAGAACGTTTGAAGATGCACTGACCGCTGTTGATGAAGGAGACGTAAAATACGCTGTCATACCCATTGAGAACAGTGTGGCTGGACGTGTTGCAGACATCCATTACCTGATCCCTCATTCAAACCTTTATATCATTGGGGAACATTTTCTGAGGATCAATCACCATCTGCTGGTCATACCAGGGACCAAACTTGAAGATTTAAAATGTGCGATAAGTCACGAACAGGCACTGGGACAGTGCCGAAGAAATCTGGATCGCTGGGGCATCAGAAGAGAAGTTTTCACCGATACTGCCGCTGCTGCAAAACATTTATCAGAAATAAGGGATCCTTCTGTCTGTGCCATAGCTTCATCCCTTGCAGGTGAAATATACGGCCTTGAATCTTTAAGACAGGATGTCGAAGATGCCAGTCATAACACGACCCGCTTTGTTGTATTTTCAAGAGAAAAATTAAGTAACCTGCCACGTGATGTACCAACCATGACATCTTTTATCTTTCAGGTAAGAAATACGGCGGCGGCCCTTTATAAGGTTATGGGCGGATTTGCGACTAATGGAATTAATATGACCAAACTGGAAAGCTATCAGCTCGACGGCGCCATCAGTGCAACACAGTTTTATGCCGATATCGAAGGGCATCCGGACGATCCGCGCGTGAAAGATGCCTTTGAAGAATTAGCTTTTTTTACCAATGAATACCGTATGCTTGGCAGTTATCCACAGTCTCGTTACCGGATAGACAAGCAAACCTGA
- a CDS encoding cytochrome c family protein: protein MNSHDFNKAAMGILMFMLLAIGVSNLTEVVFEQEPLEANAYPIDTASVASASSADVATENGPSIAELLQTASVEKGESVFKKCAACHTPENGGANKIGPNLWNVVGRNVASKDGYDYSPAMQEHGGTWSYEALDQYLNSPKDYVPKNKMAFAGVKKDTDRASVILYLRSLSDAPHELPTVEVAEAPAEEVEAPAEATTADPM, encoded by the coding sequence GTGAACTCACATGATTTCAATAAAGCCGCTATGGGCATTTTAATGTTTATGCTTCTCGCTATTGGTGTCAGCAATCTGACAGAAGTGGTCTTTGAGCAAGAGCCTTTGGAAGCAAATGCATACCCAATTGATACTGCGTCTGTCGCTTCGGCAAGTTCAGCAGATGTCGCTACAGAAAATGGTCCATCAATTGCTGAGCTTCTTCAAACTGCAAGTGTAGAAAAAGGTGAGTCAGTATTTAAAAAATGTGCTGCCTGTCATACGCCTGAAAATGGTGGCGCCAATAAGATCGGTCCAAATCTTTGGAACGTCGTTGGAAGAAACGTCGCAAGTAAAGATGGTTATGACTATTCGCCAGCAATGCAAGAACATGGTGGAACCTGGAGTTATGAGGCTTTGGACCAGTATCTGAATAGTCCAAAAGATTATGTCCCAAAAAACAAAATGGCATTTGCCGGTGTTAAAAAAGATACTGATCGCGCTTCCGTCATTTTGTATTTGCGGTCACTTTCTGATGCGCCACATGAGCTTCCAACAGTAGAAGTAGCAGAAGCGCCAGCAGAAGAAGTTGAGGCCCCAGCAGAAGCCACAACCGCTGATCCGATGTAA
- a CDS encoding C40 family peptidase produces MDKRLNAYRNDIADIKLKDKIKADQYSSGEKYQAAVGVTALYAIPNAMSPMVSQLLYGEFFNIFDVKDGWAWGQSFKDGYVGYCSLNSLTPDLHEPTHHVSALSSHIYPEPHLKSAPVDLVHMMSDVSVISQNQENGFVPLADGNWIYATHISGDFGTNPVSEALKFLYTPYLWGGRSNAGIDCSGLVQLAFASVGVSIPRDTDLQEADFGEALDEDQIPRHGDIAFFPGHVGIMLDDMHLLHANAHHMRVSIDPLRDVIDIVSFQTDKPPLSSIKRSSLIF; encoded by the coding sequence ATGGATAAAAGATTAAACGCATATCGCAATGATATTGCCGATATAAAGCTAAAAGATAAAATTAAAGCTGATCAATATAGCAGCGGTGAAAAATATCAGGCTGCTGTTGGTGTGACAGCATTATATGCTATACCGAATGCAATGTCGCCAATGGTAAGTCAATTGCTATATGGTGAGTTTTTTAACATATTCGACGTTAAAGATGGCTGGGCATGGGGACAATCATTTAAGGACGGCTATGTCGGTTATTGCTCCCTGAACAGTCTCACACCGGATTTGCATGAACCTACGCATCATGTAAGTGCTTTAAGTTCACACATCTATCCGGAGCCTCATTTAAAGTCTGCCCCTGTTGACCTGGTCCATATGATGTCAGACGTTTCGGTGATCAGCCAAAATCAGGAAAACGGATTTGTCCCGCTTGCCGATGGCAACTGGATCTATGCTACGCATATTTCAGGAGATTTTGGAACGAACCCGGTATCAGAAGCACTCAAATTTTTATACACACCTTATCTTTGGGGAGGGCGCAGTAACGCGGGCATTGATTGTAGTGGCCTGGTACAGCTCGCCTTTGCCTCTGTTGGCGTATCCATACCAAGAGATACAGATTTACAGGAGGCTGACTTTGGTGAGGCACTGGATGAAGATCAGATTCCAAGACATGGGGATATCGCCTTTTTCCCGGGGCATGTCGGCATAATGCTTGATGATATGCATCTTCTTCATGCAAATGCTCATCATATGCGGGTGAGCATTGATCCCTTACGGGACGTTATTGACATTGTCAGCTTTCAGACAGATAAACCACCCTTAAGTTCAATCAAACGTTCTTCACTTATTTTTTAA
- a CDS encoding MarR family transcriptional regulator: protein MEFELSGHAGLRLWKQALTNIVFKKGPDLTTRQLSVLLIVFLEPRKHTVRGLAADLNVSKPVITRCIDSLSILGLVKRVRDEEDRRSVLIQRTVKGAVFLTDFAEMIEKSYIETKSG from the coding sequence ATGGAATTTGAATTAAGTGGCCATGCAGGGTTACGACTTTGGAAACAGGCACTTACAAATATTGTATTTAAGAAGGGTCCAGATCTCACAACGCGGCAACTTAGCGTTCTGCTTATCGTCTTTCTGGAACCAAGGAAACATACGGTTCGCGGACTTGCCGCAGACCTTAATGTCTCAAAACCAGTAATTACACGGTGTATTGATAGTTTAAGTATCCTGGGATTGGTAAAAAGAGTTCGTGACGAGGAGGATCGTCGTAGCGTACTTATTCAAAGAACAGTAAAGGGAGCTGTTTTTCTTACTGATTTTGCAGAAATGATTGAAAAATCATATATAGAAACAAAATCTGGGTAA
- a CDS encoding leucyl aminopeptidase family protein, with the protein MLTQINTDDIKCLQTEKPENAVAINLVSSDSLDKWQANLSSEQLNWCRKHNFKAKSGELIFFSDNGGNFRSIAAGTGSEPYDPWLFSKIAETLPDGIYYIENELSSRNSDYAVFGWAMAHYNFDYYLKEKNSKNAVLSVPYNCNFNLVSSIIKGTVLTRDLVNIPTCDMGPSELEKVAKNLSEFYGASFSVTVGDALLKSGFNTIHTVGRAAEKEPRLIDFSWGDEKAPKLTLVGKGVCFDTGGLDIKPSSAMLTMKKDMGGAAHVLGLARIIMENKLPVRLRVLIPAVENNISGNAFRPGDIIKSYKGTTIEVGNTDAEGRLVLCDALALASEENPDLIIDFATLTGAARVALGADVPPFFSDDKEISAALLNCSEEEFDPLWPLPLYRPYKKLLHSSIAEINNVANTGFAGAITAALFLKEFVGEAIPWVHLDVYAWNASARPGKPIGGEAMGLRTVYNFLARRYRTGS; encoded by the coding sequence GTGCTCACACAAATCAATACAGATGATATTAAATGTCTTCAAACCGAAAAACCCGAAAATGCGGTTGCCATTAATCTGGTTTCAAGTGACAGTCTGGATAAATGGCAGGCTAATTTGTCCTCTGAGCAATTAAATTGGTGCAGAAAACATAATTTCAAAGCAAAAAGTGGTGAACTTATCTTTTTCTCCGATAACGGAGGGAATTTCCGCTCAATAGCTGCTGGTACCGGTTCTGAACCATATGATCCATGGCTGTTTTCAAAAATCGCAGAAACCCTGCCAGACGGAATTTATTACATTGAAAATGAACTGAGCAGTCGTAACAGTGACTATGCCGTATTTGGCTGGGCAATGGCACATTACAATTTTGACTATTATCTGAAAGAAAAAAACAGTAAAAATGCTGTTCTGTCTGTACCGTATAACTGCAATTTTAATCTGGTTTCCAGCATCATAAAAGGCACAGTCCTTACCCGCGATCTTGTCAATATCCCAACATGCGATATGGGACCAAGCGAGTTGGAAAAAGTTGCAAAGAATCTTTCTGAATTTTACGGTGCGTCGTTCAGCGTGACTGTTGGTGATGCTTTACTTAAATCCGGGTTTAACACTATTCACACTGTGGGACGTGCCGCTGAAAAAGAACCTCGGTTAATTGATTTTTCGTGGGGCGATGAAAAAGCGCCAAAATTAACCCTCGTAGGTAAAGGAGTTTGTTTTGATACAGGTGGCCTTGACATTAAACCGTCTTCAGCGATGTTGACAATGAAAAAAGATATGGGGGGAGCCGCCCATGTTCTTGGACTTGCCCGGATAATTATGGAAAACAAACTCCCGGTTCGCCTTCGGGTACTTATACCGGCCGTTGAAAATAATATATCCGGAAACGCATTCAGGCCCGGTGACATCATTAAAAGTTACAAAGGAACAACAATCGAGGTCGGCAATACTGACGCAGAAGGCCGCCTTGTGCTTTGCGATGCCCTTGCTCTCGCGAGCGAAGAAAACCCTGATCTGATTATTGATTTTGCAACGCTAACCGGCGCGGCCCGTGTCGCGCTTGGTGCTGATGTCCCCCCTTTCTTTAGCGATGACAAAGAAATCAGCGCAGCACTTTTAAATTGTTCAGAAGAAGAATTCGATCCCCTCTGGCCGCTTCCGCTTTATCGCCCATATAAAAAGCTCCTTCATAGCTCTATTGCTGAAATCAATAATGTTGCAAACACGGGATTTGCAGGGGCAATTACAGCGGCCCTTTTCCTGAAAGAATTCGTCGGGGAGGCCATACCCTGGGTTCATCTCGATGTATATGCCTGGAATGCCAGCGCACGACCGGGAAAACCTATTGGTGGAGAAGCTATGGGGCTAAGAACGGTATATAATTTTCTGGCGCGCCGCTACAGGACGGGATCATAA
- a CDS encoding glutathione S-transferase family protein has translation MGNFTLIIGNKNNSTWSLRGYLALKHAGVEFDEIMIALRPKLDREKLDKLTPAGKVPTLIDGKEYIWDSLAIAEYMNDLYPEKSFWPKDIKTRAHARSVSAEMHSGFVALRKNMPMACHSIFECPEISGDLKRDIDRVKKIWSDCLAKYSKDGPYLFGKYSIADMMFAPVVFRFRSYQVELPKALQNYCQLMVNHPDIKSWLDDADPNDSAEADK, from the coding sequence ATGGGCAACTTCACTTTAATTATTGGAAATAAAAATAACTCAACCTGGTCATTGCGTGGATATCTTGCCCTTAAGCATGCGGGGGTCGAATTTGATGAAATCATGATCGCTCTGCGGCCAAAACTTGATCGCGAAAAGCTGGATAAATTAACGCCGGCGGGGAAAGTACCAACACTTATTGATGGGAAAGAATATATCTGGGACAGTCTGGCTATAGCAGAATATATGAATGATTTATATCCGGAAAAATCTTTTTGGCCGAAGGATATTAAAACCCGCGCACATGCAAGATCTGTTTCCGCAGAAATGCATTCGGGTTTTGTTGCACTCAGAAAAAATATGCCGATGGCCTGTCATAGTATATTTGAGTGTCCCGAAATATCAGGTGACTTAAAAAGGGACATTGACAGAGTTAAAAAAATTTGGAGCGACTGTCTTGCAAAATATAGTAAAGATGGACCTTATCTTTTTGGTAAATATTCAATTGCCGATATGATGTTTGCTCCTGTTGTGTTTCGCTTCAGAAGCTATCAGGTTGAACTGCCAAAAGCACTTCAGAATTATTGCCAGTTGATGGTTAATCATCCAGATATTAAATCCTGGCTGGATGATGCGGATCCGAACGATTCTGCTGAAGCAGATAAATGA
- a CDS encoding APC family permease has protein sequence MRETEEVHGNDAKLKREIGLIAAGFLVLNGSIGAGIFGLPGKLIEQAGVIGPWLIIIFGTFIITVAWTFAAIASYFSSTGGPVAYANRAFGPLVGFQTGWLLYVGRVTAIAANVNVLFNYAAYLWESASSETIRMILFFIIIGTLTVINVLGIKKAVKAINILTLLKTIPVMLLVLLALPYITPEGTFPKDLPSFDDMNGLVLLILYAFVGFEGALVTAGETKNPKKTIPRALIIGVLVITALYFLVSLAYANVVDEISTDIPLLQMAEILMGSTGGVIIIITAIFSILGNATSIVIAAPRMTFAMAEEGSLPKWFSEVSEKYNTPANSIIFLGVLAFLLAISGTFVKLAIASTLARMIAYAICMLSLPNIRKKADQETRDNATKLPGGYIIPGVAFFVCLFAISQSTWVSWKYTLGLIFLGSFLYYLNKLIGKKQNTDD, from the coding sequence ATGAGGGAAACAGAGGAAGTTCACGGCAATGATGCAAAACTCAAACGTGAAATAGGCCTGATTGCAGCCGGGTTTTTAGTTTTAAACGGCTCGATTGGTGCAGGGATTTTTGGGCTTCCTGGGAAATTGATCGAGCAGGCAGGTGTGATCGGCCCCTGGCTTATTATTATCTTTGGGACTTTTATTATAACAGTTGCATGGACTTTTGCTGCAATTGCCAGTTATTTCAGCTCAACTGGTGGACCGGTCGCTTATGCAAACAGGGCCTTTGGCCCGTTGGTAGGATTTCAGACAGGATGGCTTTTATATGTAGGGCGGGTAACGGCGATTGCCGCCAATGTCAATGTTTTGTTTAATTACGCGGCCTATCTCTGGGAGAGTGCTTCTTCAGAAACTATCAGGATGATCCTATTTTTCATAATTATTGGTACTCTAACGGTGATCAATGTTTTGGGGATAAAAAAAGCGGTAAAAGCCATAAATATTTTAACTTTACTTAAAACCATTCCGGTAATGCTTCTTGTGCTGCTGGCACTTCCTTATATCACGCCGGAAGGAACATTTCCCAAAGACTTGCCCAGTTTTGATGACATGAATGGTCTCGTTTTGCTCATTCTTTATGCGTTTGTTGGCTTTGAAGGGGCTCTTGTAACGGCGGGGGAAACAAAGAATCCTAAGAAAACAATTCCCCGTGCATTAATAATTGGGGTCTTGGTTATTACAGCGCTTTATTTTTTAGTTTCACTTGCTTACGCAAATGTAGTCGATGAAATCAGCACTGATATTCCTTTACTGCAAATGGCAGAAATTCTTATGGGTAGTACTGGTGGAGTTATCATTATTATTACTGCAATTTTTTCAATTCTTGGCAATGCCACGAGCATTGTCATAGCTGCACCACGCATGACATTTGCTATGGCTGAAGAAGGATCGCTGCCAAAATGGTTTAGTGAAGTAAGTGAAAAATATAATACACCTGCAAACTCAATCATTTTTCTGGGAGTTCTGGCTTTCCTGCTTGCCATATCGGGGACCTTTGTCAAACTGGCTATTGCCAGCACATTGGCCAGAATGATTGCCTATGCCATTTGTATGCTTTCCTTACCGAATATCCGTAAAAAAGCGGATCAGGAAACAAGGGATAATGCAACAAAATTACCGGGTGGCTATATTATTCCGGGCGTGGCTTTTTTCGTCTGCCTTTTTGCTATCAGCCAATCTACATGGGTGTCATGGAAATATACATTGGGGTTAATATTTTTGGGAAGTTTCCTCTATTACTTAAATAAATTGATAGGGAAAAAGCAAAACACTGATGATTAA
- a CDS encoding APC family permease, translating into MSEEAKLKRDIGMLAAGFLVLNGIIGAGIFGLPGRLAEVAGTFSPWLFLIFGILILTVVWPFAALSSYFSSTGGPVAYVSTAFGPLLGFQTGWLFYVGRVAAFAANVNLLFDYMAYLWDGASPGMIRNIMIFIVVASLSIINILGIKRAIHVINIFTLFKLVPIFLLILLGLQYIAPENLVPPEMPEIENANAVILLIFFSFTGFESVLASAGETKNAKRTIPRALLTVFIIVTVIYFMLQLVYVTVAPEIEGSAPLIGLGESLMGPIGGIIVILTAIFSILGNVAGIAIFASRSTFGMAHYGSLPMWFGKVNDKYCTPANSIIFQSVFVFILAVSGTFVYLAIAGTLARLIAYSICIIALPNVRKNADPETEENSLKIPGGYIIPFIGLLVCFFAISQSEFLSWKYLISFIVVGSLLYFINERLKKKAVL; encoded by the coding sequence ATGAGTGAAGAGGCAAAATTAAAACGCGATATTGGAATGCTTGCAGCAGGATTTCTGGTCTTAAACGGCATAATAGGTGCCGGAATTTTTGGCCTGCCTGGAAGGCTTGCGGAAGTGGCGGGCACATTTAGTCCATGGCTATTCCTGATTTTCGGCATCTTAATTTTAACAGTTGTTTGGCCCTTTGCAGCACTCTCCAGCTATTTCAGCTCAACCGGTGGGCCTGTTGCATATGTATCAACGGCATTTGGTCCTCTACTTGGGTTTCAAACGGGATGGCTTTTTTATGTAGGGCGCGTTGCAGCCTTTGCAGCAAATGTAAATCTTTTATTTGATTATATGGCATATCTTTGGGATGGCGCATCTCCGGGAATGATCAGAAACATTATGATTTTTATCGTTGTTGCCAGTCTTTCGATTATAAATATTCTTGGTATAAAGCGCGCTATTCATGTCATCAATATTTTTACTCTTTTTAAGCTGGTTCCTATTTTTCTACTTATTCTGCTCGGACTTCAATATATCGCACCGGAAAATCTGGTGCCGCCGGAAATGCCGGAAATTGAAAATGCCAATGCGGTTATTTTATTAATTTTCTTTTCTTTTACAGGGTTTGAATCCGTACTGGCGTCTGCCGGGGAAACAAAGAATGCCAAAAGAACAATTCCCCGTGCTTTATTAACTGTTTTTATCATCGTGACTGTAATCTATTTTATGCTTCAGCTGGTTTACGTTACAGTTGCACCGGAGATTGAGGGAAGTGCCCCGCTCATAGGACTGGGAGAAAGTCTTATGGGACCGATAGGCGGCATAATTGTTATCCTGACTGCGATTTTCTCTATATTAGGTAACGTTGCTGGCATTGCAATATTTGCATCACGCTCTACTTTCGGTATGGCGCATTATGGGTCACTGCCGATGTGGTTTGGGAAAGTAAATGATAAATATTGTACTCCTGCCAATTCCATAATTTTTCAGTCAGTTTTTGTTTTTATACTGGCTGTCTCAGGGACCTTTGTTTACCTTGCCATCGCGGGAACGCTTGCCAGGTTAATCGCCTATTCCATTTGCATTATTGCCCTACCGAATGTCAGAAAAAATGCTGATCCTGAGACTGAGGAAAATTCACTGAAAATACCAGGCGGATATATTATTCCTTTCATTGGTCTGCTGGTTTGTTTTTTTGCGATCTCTCAGTCTGAGTTTTTAAGCTGGAAATATCTGATCAGTTTTATTGTGGTGGGTTCACTTCTTTATTTTATCAATGAAAGACTTAAAAAGAAGGCGGTTTTATAA
- a CDS encoding amidohydrolase — protein sequence MRAIMTIMLMLLSFSTTVSAQQDSKKIASLKEDVSKHVENNKKLIQEIVDSLFSFSELGFQEFETQRYVGNLLEENGFSVKKGVAGLPSGWWATWGSGHPVIALGTDVDGIPKASQKPGVAYKDPLIEGAPGHGEGHNSGMAVHIAAALALKEVMERDNIPGTIVIWPGIAEELLAGKAFFTREGMFEGVDAVLFAHVGSSLAVSWGAARGTGLISVEYTFKGESSHSAVAPWKGKSALDAVELMNAGWNARREHLHPLQRSHYIISDGGDQPNVVPQTASVWYYIREMTAENILENFEKLNKTADGAALMTDTTVSHRVVGGAWPRHYNKPIAEAVNENMNAVGMPVWDDKDQAFAKAVQALADTEQKGLETEIAGIQGPSEYPVSGGSDDIGDISWLVPTITLNYPANISNLGGHNWKNTIAMATPVAHKGSLAGAKVIARTMVDLLLKPDLLSEAQKYFNEVQLAETTYVPFISATEKPAIEKNVDIMAKFKPQLKELYYDPTKYDTYMEQLGITYPTLPE from the coding sequence ATGCGCGCAATTATGACCATCATGCTTATGCTTTTGTCATTTAGCACCACAGTATCAGCTCAACAGGACAGCAAAAAAATAGCGTCTTTGAAGGAAGATGTTTCAAAGCATGTTGAAAATAATAAAAAACTTATCCAGGAAATTGTGGATAGTCTGTTTAGTTTTTCAGAACTGGGATTTCAGGAGTTTGAAACGCAACGGTATGTAGGAAATCTTCTGGAAGAAAACGGGTTCAGTGTAAAAAAGGGGGTTGCAGGCTTACCGTCCGGATGGTGGGCCACATGGGGTTCCGGTCATCCTGTCATTGCACTTGGTACTGATGTTGACGGCATCCCAAAAGCGTCCCAGAAACCGGGGGTGGCCTATAAAGATCCGCTGATTGAGGGGGCGCCCGGCCACGGTGAGGGTCATAATTCGGGAATGGCGGTGCATATTGCCGCCGCCCTTGCCTTAAAAGAGGTAATGGAAAGGGATAATATTCCCGGGACAATTGTAATCTGGCCCGGCATTGCCGAAGAACTTCTGGCTGGCAAAGCTTTTTTTACGCGTGAAGGCATGTTTGAAGGCGTTGATGCCGTATTATTTGCCCATGTGGGCAGTTCACTTGCCGTATCATGGGGGGCCGCCCGTGGCACCGGGTTAATATCGGTTGAATATACATTTAAGGGGGAAAGTTCCCACAGCGCCGTTGCCCCATGGAAAGGAAAAAGTGCTCTTGATGCTGTTGAACTGATGAATGCAGGCTGGAATGCCCGACGCGAACATCTTCACCCACTTCAAAGATCACATTATATTATTTCCGACGGCGGTGATCAGCCCAATGTCGTACCACAGACGGCCTCAGTCTGGTATTATATAAGGGAAATGACGGCGGAAAATATTCTGGAAAATTTTGAGAAACTAAACAAAACAGCGGACGGTGCTGCTTTAATGACCGATACAACAGTCAGCCACCGGGTTGTTGGTGGGGCATGGCCACGTCATTACAACAAACCCATCGCGGAAGCCGTTAATGAAAATATGAATGCCGTTGGTATGCCCGTCTGGGATGATAAGGATCAGGCATTTGCCAAAGCCGTACAAGCGCTGGCCGATACTGAACAAAAAGGGCTTGAAACGGAAATAGCTGGCATTCAGGGGCCCTCCGAATATCCGGTTAGTGGCGGCTCAGATGATATTGGTGATATTTCCTGGCTGGTTCCAACCATTACACTGAATTATCCTGCCAATATCAGTAATCTTGGTGGACATAATTGGAAAAATACAATTGCTATGGCCACGCCCGTAGCCCATAAGGGCTCACTGGCCGGGGCAAAGGTGATTGCGAGAACAATGGTCGATCTACTTTTAAAACCGGACCTGCTTAGCGAAGCCCAAAAATATTTTAATGAAGTTCAACTAGCTGAAACCACCTATGTGCCTTTTATCAGCGCAACAGAGAAGCCCGCTATTGAAAAGAATGTTGATATAATGGCCAAATTCAAACCACAGCTTAAAGAGCTTTACTATGATCCCACTAAATATGACACATATATGGAACAGCTCGGAATAACTTACCCGACTTTGCCTGAATAA